GGCGCCGGCGATGAGGCGTCCAAGGGCAGGGAGAACTTCCGGGCCGTGACCAAGGTGTGTGGCTCATGGGCGTCGGGGGTCAAGGTGCGCGTCGCGCTGCTCGTCAAGGCCGACCTGGTGGCCGAGCCCAAGACCCCGGTCGCCATGGCAGCCTTCGACGGCT
The sequence above is drawn from the Triticum urartu cultivar G1812 unplaced genomic scaffold, Tu2.1 TuUngrouped_contig_8114, whole genome shotgun sequence genome and encodes:
- the LOC125531791 gene encoding uncharacterized protein LOC125531791, with translation MADIAMLVADEAFEKRLQRGAPFAGAGDEASKGRENFRAVTKVCGSWASGVKVRVALLVKADLVAEPKTPVAMAAFDGFFSA